Genomic segment of Anaerobacillus alkaliphilus:
TAGGGCACCTTATATTCCAGTACCAATTGAAAATGAGTATATAAAAAAAGAAAGCTTTTTGAATGGGTGGCTTGGGGATACCCGTCCACTTACCGGATCTGAAATAGGAAGTATATTTTACAATATCGTGACCAATACAGTTGGTAAAACGATGATGGATAGCTTTATTCAGGTGACTGAATCAAATGACATAAAAGATTACTTTAAAAAAGGTAAGCAAATTTCTCAGGATCATATTGATACTCTAGCAACAATATTAAAAAAAGAAGAACTCCCTGTAGTATCTACATGGAACGCTGGCATAACATCTTCTACAATAGCTCCATTTTCAGAAAAGTTAATGTTGAGCTTAGTGACGTTTTTAAATTCTCAAGGGATGAGTAATTACGGTATAGGCTTTGCCACTTCAATGAGAAAAGATGTTGGAGTTAAATTCAAAGCGTTAACAGCAGAAGTTGCAAAATTCGCTGAAGATGGGGTAACAATGCTGATCGAAAAGGGTTGGATGGAGGAGCCGCCACAGGCACCGAAAAAAAGTTAATTCCCCAAAAATTAGGGTGCTAACATGGGTAGCACCCTTTTCTTAAAGTGGAAATTTAAAACGTGCACTAATTCTGGCACTTCTTTATGAAGTGGAGGAGGAATTAACCAACCCTTTTCTTTTTGAAGTTTAAATAAGCGCAATCACCCTTCTCAATATAAAATGTACCACACATAATTACTACATCTTCACGAGTATAACCACTCATCTATTTACGGAATGAATTTCATACATAATACTAGTAAAGGCACTCACCAAGTTGGATCAGTTCTTTTCCTTCTATTTCTTAACTGGTATATAGATGTCCATTTGTTTGTTCTCTGAACTGTGACATCTTTCATCATATAATTCGAATTCCAGAGTTCCATGATGTTCATAGTCCGATTTTGGAAACCATTCAGAAAAGATTTTGTTCTAGGTGGACTGAATAGTAGAACTGAACGATCTTTCGTCTGACTTCGGAGTAGTGAAAACTGCATACTCTAACTCAGGAAAACTTACATAAACCATTCCCTCAGGTGCTGCCGTTCCCTCGTCTACTTCCTTTCCTATAACATAGACGAATTCACCTGTTTCAGCTTGGAAATTGGTACATATACCTAGCTCCTGGTTTTTATTGATGGGATTAGGAATATTGCAACCTAACTTTTTTTGCAAATACTGTTGCCAAAATTCAGGAATGTCATTGTTATTTTGCCCTTCTTGATTTCTTGTTTTAAGCTCATAGCCAATAATGTGAAATGCAGGTTTCGTAACTAATTTCGGTTCCATAGTACCTCCTAGAAAATGGGTTTTAGTTAGGGGAGCTTTTCCGATTAATGGCCCAGAAAATCTTTTGGCATCTCGGTATTGCCTTGGTGATATACCGTAGAATTTTTTGAATGCCCGATTAAACGATTCTTGATATTGAAAACCAACATCTAAGGCAATATCTATTACCTTTTCATCAGTATAGTATAAACGCTCAGCAGCAACTGTAAGTCGCCTTTTTCTGACGTAATCCATCACAGACAGCCCTACCATTGTCTGAAAAACCCGGTGATAATGGAAAGGAGAAAAGCAGGCAATCTCTGCTAATTCTATTAATGTAACTTGTCCATGTATATTCTCTTCAATATAATCAATGGTTCGTTGTATTCGGACTTCATAATCCACGCGATTTCACCTGCCCTACATTCACTATAACAGCCGTCTTTCATCTGTTCTTAACATTTTTTGCTAAAATTTGCTCCGAGAAATGATAATTCTGAGGTACTTGCATGTATGTGAAATATTATATCGACTTGATCATTTATCAATCTTAAAGGAACCATACATTTACTGTAATAAACTAGTTTTTAAACTACTATATAGAAAAATATACCAATCTATAGCTAGTTGTATTATAATACTAAAAATATCAGAAAGGAGAGGTTACGGTTGGAGAATTGTTTTATTTGTAATAAGCATGCTGGCTCAATTGAAACATCAGGGGTCACAATTTATGAAGATGAGTACGTATTTGTTGGTCACATTGATAAAAAAGGGGAACCAAATTATCTAGGTCATATCATGATTGATTTGAAACGTCATGTTCCAACACTTGGCGATATGAATATGGAAGAAGCAAAAGTGTTTGGAATGATGTTAGCGAGAGTTAGTAAAGCACTTCAAGAAACCGAGAAGGCGGAACATATCTACTCTTACGTTCTAGGAGATGCTGTACCGCATCTTCATCTTCACATCGTACCTCGTTATCCTAGTACACCAAAAGAATATTGGGGGCCAATGGCTGTCTATGACTGGGCGGATGCACCTATGGGAACTAATCATGAAGTTGTTGAGTTATGTCAGCGAATCAAACAGTATTTAGAGAATGATAGTTTATGTTAAAAGACTTTAGTTGGGTTGGGAGTGATGAAGATTTTATTGATCAGCCCAACTGCATTGAGATCGGAAGAGTGATTGTTGGTCGACATGGTGGAAGCTCTAGGGCTGGACAAACGAAGAATGAGGATGGATGTCTAGTATGGGTAGATAAAGATTGGGAGTTTGCGATGATCCTAGATGCCCATACCACAGCCGAAAGTGCTGAAGCAGTTGTAAAACAAATAGAGGCTAATGAACAACTAATAAAAAGCATTTTATCGCTACCATTCGCTTCATCGAGTTTTAAGAAACTCGAAAGTACAATGGTAGGTATTTTTCAAAATGAGCATTTCCTTTCTAAATGTGAAAATATAAAAGGAGAAACTTCCTGCTTAATCGTAGTAAGAAAAGAAAAGTTTCTTTGGTGGTTTTCAATTGGTGACTGCATCCTTTTCTTGTTTCATCACGAATTAGCAACCTTAGGACAGTATCAGCTGAATCAAAGGCAATTCTATGAATGGGTGGGGAAGGAAAATACGTTCCGAAAGCTAGTTCCCTGCTACAGTAGTGGAACAAGAGAATTAAGAAAAGGAAGTAATCACTTCTTGTTAGCGACTGACGGATTAGTTGAGTGTCCGAACAGTCAATTTGTTAATCCAGTAGAAATTGCTAATACGATTAAAAAAACTTGTCATTACGAAGGAATTCAGTCGTTATTGCTTGAAGTGGAGAACAAAAATGGTAAAGATAGTACAACAATTATTTCTTGGAAGGTGACTATTTTAGAAGAAGGTAGCATGCCTAGTAAAGGAGAATGATTATGATCAGATATCCAGCTTTAAATCAAGCGATAACAATAGGGGTGACTGCACCTTCCTCGGGGGTACCGACTGAACTGCATCAGGTGTTAAAAGAAGCATGTACTCGTATGGTGGAGCAGGGTTATCGCATCGAATGTGGCGAAACCGTTTGGACGCAGGAAAAGGCAAAGTCAGCGCCTGCTAAGAAACGGGCAGATGAATTTAATAACATGATGAAAAAAGATGAAATTCAAATGATCATTCCACCATGGGGTGGCGAACTTCTAATTGAGATATTAGAACATATCGACTTTGAAAATATGAAAGAAAAATGGATCCTGGGGTACTCTGATGTAAGTTTGTTGTTATTAGCGATTACATTAAAAACTGGAATAGCGACAGCACATGGAACAAATTTAGTAGATTTACGTGGTAATTATAGCGACGAAACGACTGCAATGTGGAAGTCAGTGTTGCAGACGCCTACTGGATCTTCAATTGTTCAGTATTCCTCTGAGAAGTATCAGAAGGAGTGGCAGCATGATCATCCATCCCCATGTGTGTTTCATTTAACAGAAGAGACGAACTGGAAATCAGTTTCCGATAAAAAAGTGCTGATGAGTGGACGTTTACTTGGTGGGTGCGTTGATGTTATTAGACATTTGATTGGTACGCCATATGGGGACGTTCGTTTCTTTAGTAAAAATTATATTAAAGAAGAGCCTATCCTATGGTATTTTGAGAATTGTGAACTATCAACGACGGATTTACGAAGAACTCTCGTCCAAATGAAATTGGCGGGGTGGTTTGAAAATTGTTCAGGAATTATGTTCGGAAGAAGTGATGTTAATACTTCAGTTGGTGGCTATGAAATCGAGGACGTTTACCAAGAGCTGTTCGAAGAGCTTCAAATTCCAATTATTTATGATATTGATTGTGGTCATGTCCCACCACAACTAACACTTATTAATGGTGCTTTTGCAAAAGTGGAAGTAGAAAACGGGAAAGGGACGGTACTTCAATATTTTACAGAGTAAAATAGTTTTGAATATCCTATGGCACCTTATATTGTAACAAAGAACACCCTCAGCTAGGTGGCTGAAGGTGTTTTGTTTTACGCTTCGCTTAATTCTGAAATTGAAACGCTTTGTTTATTATTTGGCTCATTTAAAGGATGAATCGTAGCTAGTCCGCTACTACGATCAACATGTTCAATGTAAACCTCTTGACCGTTATATTCGACAGATTTCATGTTTGGTGAAGAAGAAATTTCTTGCGCGCGTTGGGCGTCCATTTTCGCACCTCCTTTTTATAATTCCTACGTTTTACTATTTGTAGGGAGAGGAGTAGTTATGCATTTTTTTGGAAAAATAACCGTTGTAGAATAAGTGGAGAATTGCATAAGCACACCACATTAGATGGGAGAAATCCTTATGGAAATTAGAACCGTATGTAATTGGGACGAGGAGCTTTGGCAGGATGTGAGTCCCCTTTATTTTGAAGCATTTGGTGATAAGAGTGCTAAGCCCGTTAAGATCATTAAAAATATGTTTGCCCAAGGCATTGCAGAACTTCATGTGGGGTACAACAAGTCGGTGGCAGTGGTTATGGCGCTTACAGGAAAGCTTGTTTCTGATGGCGTTATGATTATTGACTATCTGGCGGTATCTGAGAAAGAGCAAGGTCAAGGACTTGGCAAACACTTTGTTGAGTACCTTGGACAGAAAGCAATTGCTGATGGGTACCAGAAAATTATTATTGAGACCGAGTCAGAGGAGACACTAGAAAATAAAAGGCGTATTCAATTTTGGCAATCTTGCGGTTTTATTCTTACAAAATATGTTCATCGATATATCTGGGTTCCGGAAACCTATCATGCCATGTATTTGCCTCTCGGAACTAATACGAATAAGGTAAGTGGAGAAGATTTGTTTGTATCTATTAATACCTTTCACCGGCTGTCGTTTCGTGGAGGTGGGAAGTAGGAAGTGCCAATCTTTTCGAACAGCTAGTTCTAAAGTGAAATTATGATGTGGGATCGAATGAAAAGCACGATATAAATAGATGGAGGAATGAAGAGTGGGTATACTGAAACAAAGGATTTTACAAGCATTGAGCTTAACTTATGACTTTTATAATCACATGGATGAAGGCTGTTTAGCACTAAGAATATCAGATGTACCCTCAAATACAATAGGAGAACAAGCATATTGTATTATTGGAGCAAGAGAAAGCTATTTAAATGCTTTGAAAATTGGTAAATGGGCTGGTTTTACTTGTAGTCTAAATAATAGTGATATTAAAAATTTAATCATTAACAAATTGGAAGAAACCTACACAAACTTAGAGAGATTTTTTCAAGATAATAGTGTAGAAGAAATAAATAGTGAGTTGTTACTAGATCTTTTAGAACATGAGGTTCAGCATCACGGTCAGTTAATTCGCTATGCTTATGCTAATAAAATAGATTTCCCCAAAAGTTGGAATGTCCGTTATACCGTATAAATTAGTTACTAGGATTTTCGAAACTTACAAGATGTCAAAAAAGGATCGAAATACGATAACGGGTTCGGTTGCCTATCTCAAACAAAGGAAATGTAGTAATTTGCCTATCAAATTGTTAGTTAATTTGGTAGGCAATTTTTATTGATATAAAAGGATTTATCCTAAATTATTAGTGTTATTTTAATTTGGTGTAGATGAATTTGCGTATGTATATTCAGCAGTATACATACGCAAAAAGGGTACAAATCAATGTACAGTTTAACTAAAATATATCTTTCCAATTCTCGATTTGAACAACAAACTTATAAAAAGCTCACAAGGAAACTGGTATTTTATGTTAAAATAATTTAGGGATTAAAATCAAGTTTGTGAAGAAGTGTACTTACGCTAACGAGCAGAATACTTGAAGAAGGTTATCTGTTTTTATAAAGATATGCCAAAGTGACAAATAGGAGGTTAGATGAATTGAATAGAGAAAAACTCACTGAGTATTTTTTGAAAAACTTTCCTGAGTATGAAGCAACACTTAAAGAACACTTAGATGATTACGGCGAATTGTTAGCCCATGTTTTTTACGGAGACACTATTTGTGTAAAATTAATTGAATTGCTAAAAGATGATACAGATAATGAAGAAGAAATAAAAAAAATATTTCTGTTATTAGAAAAAATGGCGGTAGAAGGAGATATAGATGTTAAAGAAGTTCTGCAAGTATCAATATTAGAAGTCCTTGGAGACGATAAGGACTTATTAGAAAAATCATATAAATATATGGGGGATAAAACCAATATTGCTTCTGATGAAATAGAAAGATTTTGGGGAAGGAAGTAATAAGAAATGTAGCAATTTACCTTCAGTTCCATCATTATTGAGTAGATAAAAATAAGCCCTTATAATAAGGAAATAACAAATAATGGAGTTGTTCTTATGGAGATAGTCGGAAAAACACCACATTTTATGGTGAAAAATTTTGATTTAGGATACTCAGAATTAGTAAAGTTTCTACGTTGTTTTACAAATAGTGTGGAGGATTTGTTATTTCCTTATTTTGAAGTGAACCTGGAAAATGAAGAAAAAGAATGGAAGGATTTCATCCAGGATAGGGCAGTATGTAAAAGTGATTTTTGGTCATTTCAAGGTGCGACACATAAAAATATTTATTGGTATAGACCTAAAACTGAACAGGAATTAATGAAAATAATAAAAAATGATGGGATGAACTTTATAACTTATATTACCCCAAATGGGAACGATATTGAAAAACATGAGTACTTGATTTATGAGGTGGAACACGTTACTGATGACGATAGTAATAAGGAATATACAGCAATGTTTATAGACGAAAGGAATACAGGTAGTTTTGTAGAGAGAGTTTTGCCGAAACTTAGAAACAATTTTAGTTCATTACAAATTGATTAGTTGTTGTGCTAACGGATGCTTGTGCGGCCGAGCCTAGGTCGTATCATATAACGGGTGGGATTCCCGTCGAGTAAGAACTAGCCATTCGCTCGTAGCGAGTCTTGGAGGGCTAAAGGTAACTTTAGTCTTTAAGCGTAGACAGTTAGATGGCGGGCCGAAAGCCAAGCGGTTGAAGGGATTGAGCTCCATAATGTTAGTTATTCGAGAGGGTTGATGCCTTAAGCATAGCAGAAAACTACATTCTATCCTTCGTAAAAGGCGAGAAGGATAAGCCTCTCTGGAGTCAGAGACCTTGGCACGTCATACATTGATATGGTACGGCAACTCGGGAGACCCTACCGGTCTTTTCTTTATATAGAAGAGTATGGTGTACAAGCGATAACAAGCAAGGAAACCAAATGCCGTGTAGGGAGTCGGATAGCAGCGTAGTACTAATGAAGTTGGGTAATGCCGATGGAGGGAAGGCTAGCTACCAGTTATCACCCTTACTAGGGACACATTTACTACACACAGAGGTAGGGATATTAAATGGAAACTGAACTACTAAGGATAGCAGAATTAGCAAAATCTGATCCTAAAATGAAGTTTACATCACTTGCACATTTACTAAATGAGCAATCACTAGTTCGATGCCATCATGAATTGCCTAATAAGAAGGCTCCTGGGATCAACGGTACCACTAAAGAGCAATACCATGAAAACCTAAAAGAAAACATAGAGGATTTAGTTGGTAGACTTAAAAGCAAAAGCTATCGTCCTGTACCCGTAAGAAGGATGTACATTCCCAAGCTCAATTCAAATAAGAAAAGACCGTTGGGAATACCGGAACATGAAGATAAGATTGTTCAAAGAGGGATTACGAAGATACTAAACACTATCTATGAAAATGATTTTCTAGACTGCTCTTTTGGGTTCCGTCCTAATCGTAATTGCCATGATGCTTTGAAAATACTGAACCACTATATCGAAAAGAGATCAGTAAACTATGTAGTAGATGTAGATATTAAAGGGTTCTTTGACAACGTTGATCACAAATGGATGATGGAGTTCTTAAAACTGAGAATAGCTGACCCTAATTTACTAAGAGTAATTGGTAGATTTCTTAAAGGTGGATATATGGAGGAAGGGAAGAAATACAAGACTAATAGTGGTACACCGCAAGGTGGGGTCATTTCGCCAATATTAGCCAATGTGTATCTCCACTATGTTCTCGACCTTTGGTTTGAGAAAAGGGTTAGACAACAGTGTAAAGGGCAAGCATACATTGTGAGGTACGCAGATGACTTTGTTTGTTGTTTTCAATATAAGAGCGAAGCTCAAGAATTCTTCCATTCACTTGTGGCAAGATTGAAGAAGTTCAATCTAGAAGTAGCCGAGGATAAAACTAAGATTATACCCTTCGGGCGTTATGCAGAGAAAGATGCAATCCAGAAGGGAAATAGTAAACCTGCAACCTTTGATTTCCTAGGTTTTACACATTATTGTGGTAAAAGTAAACAAGATAAATTTCGTGTGAAACGGAAAACAAGCAGGAAGAAGATCCAGAGCAAACTTAAAGAAACAAAAGAATGGTTGAAGTCTAATAGAAACAAAGATATTCATATGATTATGGATAGATTTAGACGCTCTCTTGTGGGATATTACAACTACTATTGCATCACAGATAATACCCCGAGTGTAAACAAATTCAGAGATAAAATCGGGTATCTATTGTTTAAATGGCTCAACAGAAGAAGTCAAAGAAAATCTTTTACCTGGGAAAAATTCAGACTCTTTCTTACTAAACGTCCATTACCTTATGCCAAAGTTAAGGTCAACATCTATGACTTAAGAAAAGAGATTAGCTATATTATGTAAATGGTAACTAGGAGGAGCCGTGTGCATTAATAGTGCAAGCACGGTTCTGTGAGGGGGGAGATCACAATCTACCGAAAGGTAGAGAGGTTCTCTTCTACTCGACTAGTGGAACAGGCTGTAACAGCCGTTGTGTACGAGCGAACAGTTTAGTTTAGGGGAGGGATAATTTGTTATATGTAATTTTTTCTATAGAAATTCCCGATGAAATTTTTCTCTTTTTTATGATTTTTTTATTTATAATTTATGTGATTTATCGTTTTATGAAAAGAAATATCCAATGTGTGAATTGTGAACAGCAATTTGCGAAAAAAGACATTAGGAGTCCTTTTAGTAAAAAATCGACATTATGTAAAACCTGTGGAACAGAGCATCAGTTAGAAAAGAAATTTATGGATATTATGTTTATTATTTTATTTATTAATTTACCTGGCGTATATGTAATTCCATTATTTGATTTAGATAGATTTTTTAACTTTTGGGTTTCAATGTTAAGTTCATTATTGATATTTTTTACAATACTTTATTTCTTTCCTTTTTCAATTAAGAAGAAATCGATGTGATTCCAGCCAACGTAGAGTACCACGATTGACGTTCTTTAAGTAACGATAAGCTTTAGTGGAACAAGCGATTACAACGTTTGTGTCGCTAAAGGGGAGATTAACGAATGAAGAAGTTGTCTTGAGATAACTACTGTTGCTGATTGGAAGTGACCTATTGAAAACTATAAAACGTTTATCTATTCTAGGACTATTTTACGTCATGTTATTTGCTTTAGGATTTAGTCTTTTGGAAAATTTAGAAAGTAAAAAAGTCTATCCATTTGAACACGTACAAGTAGGATTTTATAGTAGCGTAAAAATGGGTTTTATTATTTTCCTTATCATCTATTTACCTATAACAATAGTGACAGACCTGCTATCAACAGATAAGAAATATAAGATATTTTGGGGAATTTTAAAGACACCATTTTTTAGTATCTTGGGTGTTGTTATCGGACAATTAATCTTTTATATGACATACCCAGAATGGGTAGAACTAAGTGGTTATATATTAAATAAAGAGACCGCACTAATTATTTTTGGATTAGTAGGATTTATATACTCCCTAATTACCATTATTTATAAAAAAAAGTTTTAGGAGAGCTTTAGCCGAACAATCTGATGCTCCTGTTGTGGTACTAACTACGAGCGTTTATTCAGGAAGGAATAAACGTCTTTTTATGGAGTTTAATTACAAGAGAGCAATTTAACACAATAAGAAAGGAGAAATAAATGAAATATTCCTTTTATGGTACAGTAGGTTTATTGTTAATTTTTATTCTCTTAACTATTTTAAATTATGATGGGTTTGCAATTATTAAAGGTTTTGTTGAATGGGCAACTCGAAACATTCTACCTTGGATTGCGTTATATTGGTTTATACGATTTGTCACGAGCAACAAAGAATAGAAGCCTCCTCAAGTAACTGGGTGCGTTAATTGAAGAAGCAATTGAAAATAAATACAAGGAATAGACCAGTTTCCAGAACTGGTCCATTCCTTGTATTTGCTAAATTGCACCCGCAATATGCATTACAATTTGGCGTGTATTTTATTGGATAAATTTAACGATAGTTAACGAAACCTGGTAGAAAAATCATCCTTTTTCTTGTTCGCTTTGCACTTCAAAGCTTGCACCCTTTAACTATTTTTAAGGTTTGAACTTAAGCTTCATGTAACTGATCAATTTGAGTTTTAGTTGACACCTTTAAAATTAGGAAAATTAACGAAAGACTAGATAGAAGTACAATAATTCCAAATACGATAAGTATATGATTTACAGCATAGTAATTAATGATAAAAGAGCCGAATAGTGTTCCGATCGGGACAACGGTTAATAAAATCGTTGAGACTAGTCCCATGACGCGGCCCATTTTATCCTTAGGAATGATCGTTTGATAAAGGGTTCCTATACCAGTACTAGCTAAGGCGACACCTAATCCGAGGATGATCGATGATACTATCGCAATTACAAACGTAGGGATCGTACCTAATAAAAGTAGAGAGACACCTTCAAGAGATAAACCGATGACCACCATTTTATATTTGTCTTTAAATACTTGTAAAAAGATCAAGAAAACTCCGACAATAGCTCCAACGGAAATAGATGTGTTGATTATTCCAAACCCAGTGGAACCTACTTGAAGGATGTCATTACTTAAAATGGTTATGAATACCTGAAGCGGTGCTAGAAAGAAATTAATAATGACACCACCAACAAATACAAGATAAAGTAGCTGAGTATTTGTTAATAGGTAAGTAAAACCTTCTTTAAAACGTTTGTTGAAACCCTTATTTTCTGTATCCAAATTCACGTTTGGAATTGAAATCCAAAACTCGGTAAAAGCAGAGAATAAGTATGAAATACCATTTATCACAAGTAGTACCCAAATATCAGTGATGCCAATGAGAATACCTGCTAATACCGGTCCTATTATATTACTCATTTGCATGCTAAACTGATTTAAGGAGTTGGCTTTTGGCAGTTGTTCTTCTTCCACGATCAGGGGAATTGACGCCTGAATGGCTGGTGTGAAAAAGGCTGTTATTCCAGAAGATAGCGCAATAAGTCCATATAAGCCTACCAAAGGCAAATGACCGGTAAACAAGAAAGCCGCAATTACGAGCATTAAAAGACCATTCAGGAAATCACTGGCTACAATGATGTGTTTTTTATAATTCAGATCTGCAAATGTACCTGCGATTGGTTGTATGAAGATCATTGGAATTGTAAAACAAATTAAGCTAATACCGAGTGCTAGTGAAGATCCTGTTGAGGTATAGATATACCACATAAGGGCGATTTGTAGAAAGCGATCCCCTAATTTAGATACGGTCTGACCACCCCAGAGTAGTACGAAATTTTTATTTTTCCACAATGAAGTTCTCATTTCATTTGTTACTCCTTACATGATTTATTAGTCAGTCAAAAATGTAGACATTGACTCTAGTGTAGCTTTTATTAAGTCTTTATTTACTGTATAAAGGTTCTTTTTCTCTTGTTTGGTAATTGAAAGGAACCCTTGGGAAGATAGTATTGAGACATGATGAGAGATCGTCGAATTAGAGAGTCCTAATTTATGGGCAAGTTCATATCCCGAACATGGTGTTGAATTTAGGATCTTAATCATCTTCATTCGATTTTCATCGGCTAAAGCCTTGAATCTCTCGTATAGTTTCTCTTCATTCAGTTTTTCATGAAGATTAATGTGAATGGACCGAACGCCATAAACGAAAAACAGTTGTTGAGATTCGTCCTGATAGGAAGTACAAGAGCTACTGTCGTAAAAGTATGAAGGAATGAAAATGATTTTCTCTTGGTTGTAGTCGTAATCGATTCTTAATAACTTGGCGATTTTTTGCTGCGGATCATCTATTAATTCACTCTCTAACTCAAGTAGGCTATCATAATGAATTTGCGTTAAAAGTTCCAGTTCAGGAAGAAAGTATTGAAGATAAAATCCTTCAATTAACTGTACTAAACGTTTTTTACTATCCTCTGCATTCGCACACAAGTAGGTTAGCTTCCATTTCTCTACTTCAGGAAAATTCATTTCTTTGATGAAAGGTGCTAGTGTCGCAGGATCTTCTACGTGCGTTGGTATTTTTCGTTGGGTGCCGTATCCTGAGTGTGTAAACATCGTAATTAATTCTAGTGGAGACATGTTTTTTAAATAGGATAAAAAGTCTTCAATTTCTTCGGCTTGTTCCGAAATTATTGTATTAGGGATAAGGGTTAATCCAAAGAAACTTTCAAAACTGAAAAATACCTCAAGTTCCGACTTCATTTCTGGTGTTAATGAAGATCTTGTTTTCTTTACCCACTTTTCTAACTCTATCGGAACGTTATCACTATCATTACTGAGCTTTTCGTGACAATTGGTCCGAAACATTGCTGCAAGAAGTTCAATTGCAGGGGAGATAAGGACACTTACAGACGGATGGATTTCCTTTAGCATTTAATTACCTCATTTCGAAGTTCATGAAATTGATATTTTCAAAAATATCGTACCACTTATTTCGAAATTGTTCAATGTGTCATTTCGGAATTTTTCGAATTCAAATAAATTGTGTTGTATAAATGGAGAGCGTGCTCGAAAAAAAGGGTATACTTGAGATGTTAGAATATTGTTTGGGGGAAATGTTATGAACTATATGTTAGATCACGTAGGAGTAGCCGTAAGAAGAATTGACGACGCTCTGCCTTTCTATCTGGATGTACTGAATGGGGTATTAGAGGATCGTTATACAAGCGAAGCACCAGGCGTTGAGGTGCATGTTGCTGTTGTCAAAACTGAGGATAAAATCATTGAATTACTAGAGCCGACAAACAAGAACTCACCAATTGCTCGGTTTCTTAAACAACGAGGCAAAGGGGTGCATCATCTTGCGTATCGAGTTGACGATTTGGACAAAGCGATACTAGAGGCAAAAAATAAAGGAGTTAGGTTTCTAGAAGACACTCTGCGAGTCAATGCACGGGGAAGAAGACTTATTTATATAAATCCGATCTCAACAGACGGTACGTTAATTGAACTTTGTGAGTATCCGAATAGGTAAGATTAGTATTAATACGATTACTTAGCAATAAGGCAAGTATAGAGGCTATACTTGTTTTTTTATTTTAGTAAAAGGAAATTAATGTTAAAATTAATGTAGAAAATGAGGTTCGTAGATTTATAAGGAGTTGATATATTTGAACTGGCTACTGTTGA
This window contains:
- a CDS encoding GNAT family N-acetyltransferase codes for the protein MEIRTVCNWDEELWQDVSPLYFEAFGDKSAKPVKIIKNMFAQGIAELHVGYNKSVAVVMALTGKLVSDGVMIIDYLAVSEKEQGQGLGKHFVEYLGQKAIADGYQKIIIETESEETLENKRRIQFWQSCGFILTKYVHRYIWVPETYHAMYLPLGTNTNKVSGEDLFVSINTFHRLSFRGGGK
- a CDS encoding small acid-soluble spore protein H, which codes for MDAQRAQEISSSPNMKSVEYNGQEVYIEHVDRSSGLATIHPLNEPNNKQSVSISELSEA
- a CDS encoding HIT family protein, which translates into the protein MENCFICNKHAGSIETSGVTIYEDEYVFVGHIDKKGEPNYLGHIMIDLKRHVPTLGDMNMEEAKVFGMMLARVSKALQETEKAEHIYSYVLGDAVPHLHLHIVPRYPSTPKEYWGPMAVYDWADAPMGTNHEVVELCQRIKQYLENDSLC
- a CDS encoding protein phosphatase 2C domain-containing protein, with amino-acid sequence MLKDFSWVGSDEDFIDQPNCIEIGRVIVGRHGGSSRAGQTKNEDGCLVWVDKDWEFAMILDAHTTAESAEAVVKQIEANEQLIKSILSLPFASSSFKKLESTMVGIFQNEHFLSKCENIKGETSCLIVVRKEKFLWWFSIGDCILFLFHHELATLGQYQLNQRQFYEWVGKENTFRKLVPCYSSGTRELRKGSNHFLLATDGLVECPNSQFVNPVEIANTIKKTCHYEGIQSLLLEVENKNGKDSTTIISWKVTILEEGSMPSKGE
- a CDS encoding DUF7674 family protein produces the protein MNREKLTEYFLKNFPEYEATLKEHLDDYGELLAHVFYGDTICVKLIELLKDDTDNEEEIKKIFLLLEKMAVEGDIDVKEVLQVSILEVLGDDKDLLEKSYKYMGDKTNIASDEIERFWGRK
- the ltrA gene encoding group II intron reverse transcriptase/maturase, whose amino-acid sequence is METELLRIAELAKSDPKMKFTSLAHLLNEQSLVRCHHELPNKKAPGINGTTKEQYHENLKENIEDLVGRLKSKSYRPVPVRRMYIPKLNSNKKRPLGIPEHEDKIVQRGITKILNTIYENDFLDCSFGFRPNRNCHDALKILNHYIEKRSVNYVVDVDIKGFFDNVDHKWMMEFLKLRIADPNLLRVIGRFLKGGYMEEGKKYKTNSGTPQGGVISPILANVYLHYVLDLWFEKRVRQQCKGQAYIVRYADDFVCCFQYKSEAQEFFHSLVARLKKFNLEVAEDKTKIIPFGRYAEKDAIQKGNSKPATFDFLGFTHYCGKSKQDKFRVKRKTSRKKIQSKLKETKEWLKSNRNKDIHMIMDRFRRSLVGYYNYYCITDNTPSVNKFRDKIGYLLFKWLNRRSQRKSFTWEKFRLFLTKRPLPYAKVKVNIYDLRKEISYIM
- a CDS encoding DUF3231 family protein — protein: MKQNHIDLTASEMSYLWNTYQAQCMNYCILTYFDSIVEDEEIKKINQLNLNASVRYLDQLKQIFTEEQLPVPVGYSEADLTKTTERLYTDPFILYYQWFIAKGNLNYGSIAINTIAREDVFTFFSEFIKDALATLNTSRKLLLEKGLWVRAPYIPVPIENEYIKKESFLNGWLGDTRPLTGSEIGSIFYNIVTNTVGKTMMDSFIQVTESNDIKDYFKKGKQISQDHIDTLATILKKEELPVVSTWNAGITSSTIAPFSEKLMLSLVTFLNSQGMSNYGIGFATSMRKDVGVKFKALTAEVAKFAEDGVTMLIEKGWMEEPPQAPKKS
- a CDS encoding S66 family peptidase; translation: MIRYPALNQAITIGVTAPSSGVPTELHQVLKEACTRMVEQGYRIECGETVWTQEKAKSAPAKKRADEFNNMMKKDEIQMIIPPWGGELLIEILEHIDFENMKEKWILGYSDVSLLLLAITLKTGIATAHGTNLVDLRGNYSDETTAMWKSVLQTPTGSSIVQYSSEKYQKEWQHDHPSPCVFHLTEETNWKSVSDKKVLMSGRLLGGCVDVIRHLIGTPYGDVRFFSKNYIKEEPILWYFENCELSTTDLRRTLVQMKLAGWFENCSGIMFGRSDVNTSVGGYEIEDVYQELFEELQIPIIYDIDCGHVPPQLTLINGAFAKVEVENGKGTVLQYFTE